Proteins co-encoded in one Metabacillus sp. KUDC1714 genomic window:
- a CDS encoding YdiK family protein: protein MRTNPISMGFFYLTMGLLFTYLAINSAENGIFSFPTIVLILIATFDIGVAIRMFILSSKIKKMNKKK from the coding sequence ATGAGAACAAACCCTATATCCATGGGATTCTTTTATTTAACGATGGGGTTGCTGTTTACGTATTTAGCAATTAACAGTGCTGAAAATGGAATTTTTTCTTTTCCGACAATCGTTTTAATTCTAATTGCAACCTTTGATATCGGAGTGGCAATTAGAATGTTTATCCTATCTAGTAAAATCAAAAAAATGAACAAAAAAAAATGA
- a CDS encoding CPBP family intramembrane glutamic endopeptidase, whose product MKKHYWFILLTYMLMQLSGVAGIRLFHYLDIGATQVERFAYWTIFSFTLAFIIILFLLRKERKNESLLRGEPSSVGASVGWAIGGFLLAIFAQSLAANIEINLFGVEPGSENTEMIVSVIEVTPLVIIVTSIIGPILEEIIFRKIIFGVLYKRTNFIIAGLISSLLFSLLHGEPQHLLLYASMGFTFAFLYVKTKRIIVPIFAHVAMNTMVIIVQTVFREDIEKMMKQVEDMQQVQVIIGGLLT is encoded by the coding sequence ATGAAAAAGCATTATTGGTTTATTTTATTAACATATATGCTCATGCAGCTTTCAGGGGTTGCTGGGATCAGATTATTTCATTATTTAGATATAGGAGCTACACAGGTTGAAAGATTTGCATATTGGACAATCTTTAGCTTTACCCTTGCGTTTATCATTATTCTCTTTTTATTAAGGAAAGAACGTAAGAATGAGAGTTTACTTCGCGGGGAACCTTCATCTGTTGGCGCTTCTGTCGGTTGGGCAATTGGCGGATTCTTATTAGCTATTTTCGCCCAGAGCCTTGCTGCAAACATCGAAATTAATCTATTTGGTGTAGAGCCTGGATCAGAAAACACAGAAATGATTGTTAGTGTCATCGAAGTAACACCATTAGTCATTATTGTTACTTCAATTATCGGACCGATATTAGAAGAGATCATTTTCCGAAAAATAATCTTTGGTGTGTTATATAAAAGGACGAACTTTATCATTGCTGGCCTTATCAGCTCACTTCTTTTTTCGCTTTTGCATGGTGAGCCTCAGCACCTTCTTTTATATGCGTCGATGGGTTTTACCTTTGCCTTTTTATATGTAAAAACAAAGCGGATCATAGTACCTATCTTTGCCCATGTGGCAATGAATACGATGGTAATCATAGTTCAAACTGTATTTCGTGAGGACATTGAAAAAATGATGAAGCAAGTTGAAGACATGCAGCAAGTGCAAGTTATTATTGGAGGCCTTTTAACATGA
- a CDS encoding redox-sensing transcriptional repressor Rex, which produces MNIEQSKIPQATAKRLPLYYRFLKNLHSSGKQRVSSAELSDAVKVDSATIRRDFSYFGALGKKGYGYNVNYLLSFFRKTLDQDETTKVCLIGVGNLGTAFLHYNFTKNNNTVISLAFDVDNKKIGTEIGGVPVYDLDHLEEIIPEDVTVAILTVPATVAQSITDRLIVKGIKGILNFTPARLNVPDEIRIHHIDLAVELQSLVYFLKHYPNEDK; this is translated from the coding sequence GTGAATATAGAACAATCTAAAATTCCGCAGGCAACCGCTAAGCGTTTGCCTTTATATTACCGGTTTTTAAAAAATTTACACTCATCTGGTAAGCAGCGTGTTTCTTCTGCCGAGCTAAGTGATGCTGTAAAGGTAGATTCTGCCACTATTCGGAGAGATTTCTCATATTTTGGTGCGCTAGGTAAAAAAGGGTATGGTTATAATGTGAATTATTTGTTATCCTTTTTTAGAAAAACATTAGATCAAGATGAAACAACGAAGGTATGTTTAATAGGTGTCGGTAATTTAGGGACAGCTTTTTTACATTATAATTTTACCAAGAATAATAATACTGTTATTTCACTTGCATTTGATGTTGATAATAAGAAAATTGGAACAGAAATTGGTGGAGTTCCTGTCTATGATTTAGATCATCTCGAAGAAATTATTCCAGAGGATGTAACTGTAGCAATTTTAACAGTACCTGCAACTGTCGCTCAGTCTATTACTGACAGACTTATTGTCAAAGGAATTAAAGGGATCTTAAACTTTACTCCGGCTAGATTAAATGTTCCAGATGAAATACGGATCCATCATATTGATTTAGCGGTTGAGCTTCAGTCGTTAGTTTATTTTTTAAAACATTATCCTAATGAAGATAAATAA
- the groL gene encoding chaperonin GroEL (60 kDa chaperone family; promotes refolding of misfolded polypeptides especially under stressful conditions; forms two stacked rings of heptamers to form a barrel-shaped 14mer; ends can be capped by GroES; misfolded proteins enter the barrel where they are refolded when GroES binds) produces the protein MAKDIKFSEDARRSMLRGVDALADAVKVTLGPKGRNVVLEKKYGSPLITNDGVTIAKEIELEDAFENMGAKLVAEVASKTNDVAGDGTTTATVLAQAMIREGLKNVTAGANPMVVRKGIEKAVAVALEELQAISKPIEGKESIAQVAAISSADEEVGQLIAEAMERVGNDGVITIEESKGFSTELEVVEGMQFDRGYASPYMVTDSDKMEAVLENPYVLITDKKITNIQEILPVLEQVVQQGKPLLLIAEDVEGEALATLVVNKLRGTFNAVAVKAPGFGDRRKAMLEDIAILTGGEVITEELGLDLKSANIDQLGRASKIVVSKENTTIVEGAGEAEQIAGRVSQIRAQLEETTSEFDKEKLQERLAKLAGGVAVIKVGAATETELKERKLRIEDALNSTRAAVEEGIVSGGGTALVNVYNKVAALQEEGDTQTGINIILRALEEPVRQIAHNAGLEGSVVVERLKKEEVGIGFNAANGQWVNMFEAGIVDPTKVTRSALQNAASVAAMFLTTEAVIADKPEEGGGGMPDMSGMGGMGGMGGMM, from the coding sequence ATGGCTAAAGATATTAAATTCAGTGAAGATGCTCGTCGTTCAATGCTTCGTGGTGTTGATGCATTGGCAGATGCTGTTAAAGTTACATTAGGACCTAAAGGACGTAACGTCGTATTAGAAAAGAAATACGGTTCTCCTTTAATTACAAATGATGGTGTTACAATTGCGAAAGAAATCGAATTAGAAGATGCTTTCGAAAACATGGGTGCTAAGCTTGTTGCTGAAGTTGCTAGCAAAACAAACGATGTTGCTGGTGACGGTACAACAACTGCAACTGTTTTAGCTCAAGCAATGATCCGTGAAGGATTAAAGAACGTAACTGCTGGAGCAAATCCAATGGTTGTTCGTAAGGGAATTGAAAAAGCAGTTGCTGTTGCTTTAGAAGAGCTACAAGCTATTTCTAAACCAATCGAAGGTAAAGAATCTATTGCACAAGTTGCTGCAATCTCTTCTGCTGATGAAGAAGTAGGTCAATTAATCGCAGAAGCAATGGAACGCGTTGGTAACGACGGAGTTATCACAATTGAAGAATCTAAAGGTTTCTCTACTGAATTAGAAGTAGTAGAAGGTATGCAGTTTGACCGTGGTTATGCATCTCCATACATGGTAACTGATTCTGATAAAATGGAAGCAGTTCTTGAAAACCCATATGTATTAATCACTGATAAAAAAATCACAAACATTCAAGAAATCTTACCTGTTTTAGAGCAAGTTGTTCAACAAGGTAAGCCTCTATTATTAATTGCAGAAGATGTAGAAGGTGAAGCATTAGCTACTCTAGTAGTTAACAAACTTCGCGGAACATTCAATGCAGTAGCAGTAAAAGCACCTGGCTTCGGTGATCGTCGTAAAGCAATGCTTGAAGATATTGCGATCTTAACTGGCGGTGAAGTTATCACTGAAGAATTAGGTTTAGATCTTAAATCTGCTAATATTGATCAATTAGGCCGTGCATCTAAAATTGTTGTTTCAAAAGAAAATACAACAATCGTTGAAGGTGCTGGAGAAGCTGAACAAATTGCAGGCCGTGTAAGCCAAATCCGTGCTCAATTAGAAGAAACTACTTCTGAATTTGATAAGGAAAAATTACAAGAACGTTTAGCTAAACTAGCTGGCGGTGTAGCAGTAATCAAAGTTGGTGCTGCAACTGAAACTGAATTAAAAGAGCGTAAACTACGTATCGAAGATGCTCTAAACTCTACTCGTGCTGCAGTAGAAGAAGGTATCGTTTCTGGTGGTGGTACTGCTCTAGTAAATGTATATAACAAAGTAGCTGCACTTCAAGAAGAAGGCGATACTCAAACAGGTATCAACATCATTCTTCGTGCACTTGAAGAACCAGTTCGTCAAATCGCACACAATGCAGGACTTGAAGGGTCTGTTGTTGTTGAGCGCTTAAAGAAAGAAGAAGTTGGAATTGGCTTCAACGCTGCAAACGGCCAGTGGGTAAACATGTTTGAAGCTGGTATCGTTGACCCAACTAAAGTAACTCGTTCTGCGTTACAAAACGCAGCTTCTGTAGCAGCAATGTTCTTAACAACTGAAGCTGTTATCGCTGACAAGCCTGAAGAAGGTGGCGGCGGCATGCCTGATATGAGTGGCATGGGTGGTATGGGTGGTATGGGCGGCATGATGTAA
- a CDS encoding ABC-F family ATP-binding cassette domain-containing protein — translation MILLQINQLSKYFGADPILSNIKLEVQTRDKVAIVGRNGAGKSTLLKIIAGVMSHDSGDIIKPKDVSIGYLAQDTGLESQLSIWEEMNLVFKELQLMEKEMRLVEQRMATVDPAHESLKFEKLLKEYDILQVKFKENGGYQYEADIRSILHGLGFSEFDPGTKISSLSGGQKTRLALGKLLLTSPDLLILDEPTNHLDIETLTWLEQYLQNYPGAILIVSHDRYFLDKIVTQVYEISRHTSTKYLGNYSSYLQYKAENYEKELKSYERQQEEVAKLKDFIQRNLARASTTKLAQSRRKKLEKMDLMNRPLGDEKSANFQFDIERQSGNDVLKAKDISVSYDSVHPVISNISFSISRGDSIALVGPNGIGKSTLLKSIVQKLDSLTGSFALGSHVQIGYYDQQQADLTSNKRVLDELWDEYPQKTEKEIRTVLGNFLFSGDDVLKSVSTLSGGEKARLALSKLMLQNANFLILDEPTNHLDLDSKEILENALIDYPGTILFVSHDRYFINRIATKVFELSPNHLREYLGDYDYFLTKKEEQLELERLEQEAGGKSASQKVMTAQPEGKLSYQQEKEQKKLERQKQRRIEEIEAEIGHIEEQIEKNEALLCDPNIYQNHEEVQRINSENELLQSKLENLMNEWEELH, via the coding sequence ATGATATTGTTACAAATAAATCAACTTAGTAAATATTTCGGCGCTGACCCTATTTTATCGAATATTAAGCTAGAAGTACAAACAAGAGACAAAGTTGCCATTGTGGGACGTAATGGGGCCGGAAAATCAACCCTTTTAAAAATAATTGCTGGAGTCATGTCACATGATTCTGGTGATATCATTAAACCAAAAGATGTATCAATCGGCTACTTAGCTCAAGATACGGGATTAGAATCTCAATTATCAATATGGGAAGAAATGAATTTAGTATTTAAAGAGCTTCAGTTAATGGAAAAGGAAATGAGACTTGTTGAGCAAAGAATGGCAACAGTTGACCCTGCCCATGAATCACTTAAATTTGAGAAACTCCTAAAAGAATATGACATCTTACAAGTGAAATTCAAAGAAAACGGTGGATATCAATATGAAGCTGATATTCGATCTATCCTTCATGGACTCGGATTTAGCGAGTTTGATCCAGGTACTAAAATATCTTCGTTGAGTGGTGGCCAAAAAACCCGCCTCGCACTAGGGAAATTACTATTAACAAGCCCTGACCTTTTAATATTAGATGAACCAACTAACCACTTAGATATTGAAACTTTGACATGGCTTGAACAATACTTGCAAAACTACCCTGGAGCGATTTTAATTGTTTCTCATGATAGATACTTTTTGGATAAAATTGTAACTCAAGTATACGAGATTAGTCGACATACGAGTACAAAATATCTCGGTAATTACAGCAGCTACTTACAGTATAAAGCAGAAAACTACGAAAAAGAGCTTAAAAGCTATGAAAGACAACAGGAAGAAGTAGCTAAGTTAAAAGACTTTATCCAACGTAACCTAGCCCGTGCTTCGACAACTAAGCTTGCACAAAGCAGAAGAAAAAAGTTAGAGAAAATGGATTTAATGAATAGGCCACTTGGTGACGAAAAATCAGCCAACTTTCAATTTGATATTGAAAGACAAAGTGGAAATGATGTCTTAAAGGCTAAAGACATCTCTGTTTCATATGACTCGGTTCATCCTGTCATTTCAAACATATCCTTTTCTATTTCACGTGGTGATAGTATCGCACTAGTTGGTCCAAATGGTATTGGTAAATCTACATTACTCAAATCTATTGTTCAGAAGCTTGACTCATTAACTGGCTCATTTGCCCTTGGCTCCCATGTGCAAATTGGCTATTACGATCAACAGCAGGCAGATTTAACATCTAATAAGCGTGTGCTGGACGAGCTTTGGGATGAATATCCACAGAAGACGGAAAAGGAAATTCGTACAGTTCTAGGAAACTTTCTATTTTCTGGTGACGATGTTTTAAAGTCTGTTTCAACTCTCAGTGGTGGAGAAAAGGCGAGACTTGCACTATCAAAACTAATGCTTCAAAACGCGAACTTTCTTATTCTAGATGAACCGACAAATCATCTTGACCTAGATAGTAAAGAAATTTTAGAAAACGCATTAATTGATTACCCTGGAACAATTTTATTTGTTTCACATGACCGCTATTTTATCAATAGAATCGCTACAAAAGTATTTGAACTCTCACCTAATCATTTGAGAGAGTACTTAGGAGACTATGATTATTTCCTAACTAAAAAGGAAGAACAATTAGAGCTAGAACGGTTAGAACAGGAGGCTGGGGGGAAATCAGCTTCTCAAAAGGTGATGACAGCACAGCCAGAAGGTAAACTTTCCTATCAACAAGAAAAAGAACAAAAAAAGCTTGAAAGACAGAAGCAACGAAGAATAGAAGAGATCGAGGCTGAGATAGGTCATATAGAGGAACAAATTGAAAAAAATGAAGCTCTTCTCTGTGATCCAAACATCTATCAAAATCATGAAGAAGTACAAAGAATTAACTCTGAGAATGAACTTCTTCAATCAAAGCTAGAAAATTTAATGAATGAATGGGAAGAGTTACACTAA
- the moaC gene encoding cyclic pyranopterin monophosphate synthase MoaC, translating to MSEFTHFNEQGRAKMVDISAKEITVRTARAKTSIQVTKEVYEKITNHEIGKGDVLSVAQVAGIMAAKQTSNVIPMCHPIPIKGVDIEFEWEKSDSTYILLISSTVKTKGSTGVEMEALTSASISALTVYDMCKAVDKGMVIGPTYLVEKTGGKSGDFIREDIMS from the coding sequence ATGTCAGAATTTACCCATTTTAATGAGCAAGGCAGAGCGAAAATGGTTGATATCTCTGCAAAAGAAATAACAGTTAGAACAGCACGTGCAAAGACAAGCATTCAAGTGACAAAAGAGGTATATGAAAAGATCACCAATCATGAAATTGGAAAAGGTGATGTATTATCTGTTGCACAGGTTGCTGGTATAATGGCAGCTAAACAAACATCAAATGTCATCCCTATGTGTCATCCTATTCCAATTAAAGGTGTAGATATTGAGTTTGAATGGGAAAAAAGTGATAGTACATATATACTTTTGATAAGTTCAACTGTAAAAACAAAAGGCAGTACAGGTGTCGAAATGGAAGCGTTAACCTCTGCAAGCATTTCAGCGCTTACAGTTTATGATATGTGTAAAGCTGTGGATAAAGGGATGGTTATCGGACCAACCTATCTAGTAGAAAAAACTGGTGGCAAAAGTGGAGATTTCATCAGGGAAGATATAATGAGCTAG
- the tatC gene encoding twin-arginine translocase subunit TatC has protein sequence MKNNEMSVIEHITELRKRLVIVVVFFFIAIIAGFLLSRPIIVYLQQTDEAKNLTLNSFNLTDPLMVYMQFAFLIAFVITSPVILYQLWSFVSPGLYEKERRVTLSYIPMSLGLFFVGVSFSYFILFPFVVDFMERISNDLEVNQVIGIHEYFTFLLQLTVPFGLLFQLPVVIMFLTRLGIVTPMFLSQVRKYAYFVLLVIAALITPPELTSHLMVSIPLFILYEISIWVSRITYRKAQKLRFEEENAKNETE, from the coding sequence ATGAAAAATAATGAAATGTCGGTCATTGAACATATAACAGAGCTTAGAAAACGACTTGTTATTGTTGTCGTTTTCTTTTTCATAGCTATTATTGCTGGCTTTTTACTTTCAAGACCGATTATCGTTTATTTACAGCAAACAGATGAAGCAAAGAATTTAACACTAAATTCGTTTAATTTAACAGATCCATTAATGGTTTACATGCAATTTGCGTTTCTTATTGCATTTGTCATAACGTCACCTGTTATTTTGTATCAGCTATGGTCGTTCGTTAGTCCGGGCTTATACGAGAAAGAAAGGCGCGTTACTTTAAGTTATATCCCAATGTCACTAGGGTTGTTTTTTGTCGGGGTTTCCTTTTCATATTTTATCTTGTTTCCATTTGTGGTTGATTTTATGGAAAGGATCTCGAATGATCTAGAAGTTAATCAAGTAATTGGAATTCATGAATATTTTACTTTTTTATTGCAGCTAACTGTTCCGTTTGGGCTGCTGTTTCAGTTACCTGTAGTTATTATGTTTCTTACAAGATTAGGAATTGTTACGCCGATGTTCTTATCTCAGGTGCGAAAATATGCCTACTTTGTTCTACTTGTCATTGCGGCACTTATTACACCACCAGAATTAACATCACATTTAATGGTTTCGATACCGTTGTTTATTTTATATGAAATTAGTATTTGGGTATCCAGAATTACATATAGGAAAGCTCAGAAGCTAAGGTTCGAGGAAGAGAATGCAAAAAATGAGACTGAATAA
- the groES gene encoding co-chaperone GroES — protein sequence MLKPLGDRVIIELVESEEKTASGIVLPDSAKEKPQEGKVVAVGTGRVLDSGEKVALEVAEGDRIIFSKYAGTEVKYEGTEYLILRENDILAVIG from the coding sequence TTGTTAAAGCCATTAGGTGATCGCGTTATTATCGAGTTAGTTGAATCAGAAGAAAAAACTGCTAGTGGTATCGTCCTTCCAGATAGTGCGAAAGAGAAGCCACAAGAAGGTAAAGTAGTAGCTGTTGGTACAGGTCGTGTATTAGATAGTGGAGAAAAAGTAGCTCTTGAAGTAGCAGAAGGCGATCGTATTATCTTCTCAAAATATGCTGGTACTGAAGTGAAATATGAAGGTACAGAATACTTAATTTTACGTGAAAACGACATTTTAGCTGTTATCGGTTAA
- a CDS encoding twin-arginine translocase TatA/TatE family subunit, with translation MPTLGFGSLLLIAFVALLIFGPKKLPDLGKAVGNSLREFKNATKGLADDEEDDVKKIEKKDEVK, from the coding sequence ATGCCAACACTTGGATTCGGAAGCCTATTATTAATTGCATTTGTTGCATTACTTATTTTTGGACCAAAAAAGTTACCTGATCTTGGTAAAGCAGTAGGTAATTCATTACGTGAATTTAAAAATGCAACAAAAGGTTTAGCAGATGATGAAGAAGATGATGTGAAAAAGATAGAAAAGAAGGACGAAGTCAAGTAA
- a CDS encoding DUF3231 family protein, whose translation MDILKPINLSTKELDESQSLTSVEMGKLWATYNGNSMSIQILNYFLQHCNDEYIKTLLENGIALSRDFIQRIEGFFKKGNFPIPVGFTNDDVNLGAPRLYEDVFYVHYLKYAAKAGLSIYAVAIPLVMREDIREFFVYCMQSTTIFLGQINEVLFEKKLISKPPIIPTPEGTDYIQKQNYLKGFVGDIRPLHALEITHLYDNIENNTTSKALLLGFHQIVKDEKIKALFKRGLDMTDKAVKQYMEKLHKENLLSPSFIDHLVTTSTYPPFSDKIMLFHKVDMFSMKIRSFGNSLAVNGRRDIAMLYGRTLINIGLFVDDGANILIDKGWMESPPKAYDRT comes from the coding sequence ATGGATATTTTAAAACCCATTAATTTAAGCACAAAAGAATTAGATGAATCTCAATCTTTAACATCAGTTGAAATGGGTAAACTTTGGGCTACTTATAATGGAAACAGCATGTCTATTCAAATCCTAAATTATTTTCTTCAACATTGCAATGATGAATATATTAAGACGCTATTGGAAAATGGTATAGCATTAAGTAGGGATTTTATACAGAGGATAGAAGGTTTTTTTAAAAAAGGTAATTTCCCAATACCTGTAGGATTCACTAATGATGATGTAAATCTAGGTGCCCCACGTTTATACGAAGATGTATTTTATGTACACTATTTGAAATATGCAGCTAAGGCAGGGCTTAGTATTTACGCCGTAGCAATTCCATTAGTAATGAGGGAAGATATAAGAGAATTTTTTGTTTATTGTATGCAATCTACAACTATCTTCTTGGGGCAGATAAATGAGGTTTTATTTGAAAAGAAATTAATTTCAAAGCCTCCTATTATTCCAACACCTGAAGGAACTGATTATATTCAAAAACAGAATTACTTAAAGGGTTTTGTTGGTGATATCCGACCATTACATGCATTAGAAATTACTCATCTTTATGATAACATTGAAAATAACACAACAAGTAAGGCATTATTATTGGGATTTCATCAGATCGTTAAGGATGAAAAGATAAAGGCTTTGTTTAAACGAGGTTTAGACATGACTGATAAAGCAGTTAAGCAGTATATGGAAAAACTTCATAAAGAAAACCTATTATCACCGTCATTTATCGACCATTTAGTCACAACGTCTACATATCCACCTTTTTCCGATAAAATAATGTTATTTCATAAGGTTGACATGTTCTCCATGAAAATAAGGTCGTTTGGAAATTCACTAGCGGTAAATGGAAGAAGAGATATAGCAATGTTATATGGAAGAACTCTCATAAACATAGGATTGTTTGTTGATGATGGTGCAAATATTTTAATTGATAAAGGGTGGATGGAATCACCTCCTAAAGCATATGATCGGACTTAA